Proteins found in one Thiohalobacter sp. genomic segment:
- a CDS encoding ABC transporter permease encodes MLNWGLRDLLHQPGRPLSGAVAVAAAFLLVLFFDAVFEGESRSIVAYPSHAGADVWVMQKGVSNMHMASSLLWDWKLDRVARVPGVAAVEPILYLNTVVSAGGREWFTYVVGVDRDARRAGPWAMASGRRLPGPGEVVVPEVLARIAGLGPGDQVTLLGRALRIVGLSRGTFSMANSVTFVARADLAELMNVRDAVSYLLVSARPGVSPAELAQRIESEVDKVSALPAAIFVARDREMAMQMGTEVIRIMTLIGALLAVLVVAFTAWRQVVRRSRELAVARALGFGAAALYGAVILQTSLITLAGVLLAAAGGWWLLPWVPQIMPQISLLVDGSMLLWLAGVGLPVAVLSSLWPARAVMRVDPLEAFQR; translated from the coding sequence ATGCTGAACTGGGGCCTCAGAGACCTGTTGCACCAGCCCGGCCGGCCGCTTTCCGGCGCGGTCGCGGTGGCTGCCGCCTTCCTGCTGGTGCTGTTCTTCGATGCCGTGTTCGAGGGCGAGTCCCGGAGCATCGTGGCCTATCCGAGCCATGCCGGCGCCGACGTCTGGGTGATGCAGAAGGGCGTGTCCAACATGCACATGGCCAGCTCCCTGCTGTGGGACTGGAAACTGGACCGCGTGGCGCGGGTGCCCGGCGTGGCGGCGGTCGAGCCCATCCTGTACCTGAACACGGTGGTGTCGGCCGGGGGCCGGGAGTGGTTCACCTATGTGGTGGGCGTCGACCGGGATGCGCGCCGTGCCGGCCCCTGGGCGATGGCCAGCGGCAGGCGCCTGCCCGGTCCCGGCGAGGTGGTGGTGCCCGAGGTGCTGGCACGGATCGCCGGCCTCGGGCCGGGGGATCAGGTAACCCTGCTGGGCCGCGCCCTGCGCATCGTCGGCCTGTCTCGCGGTACCTTCTCCATGGCCAACTCGGTCACCTTCGTCGCCCGCGCGGACCTGGCGGAGCTCATGAACGTCCGTGATGCGGTCAGCTACCTGCTGGTCAGCGCCCGGCCCGGCGTCTCGCCAGCCGAGCTGGCGCAGCGCATCGAGTCGGAGGTCGACAAGGTCAGCGCCCTGCCGGCCGCGATCTTCGTGGCGCGGGATCGGGAAATGGCCATGCAGATGGGCACCGAGGTGATCCGCATCATGACCCTGATCGGCGCCCTGCTGGCCGTGCTGGTGGTGGCGTTCACGGCCTGGCGACAGGTGGTACGGCGCAGCCGGGAGCTGGCCGTGGCGCGGGCGCTGGGGTTCGGCGCCGCGGCCCTGTACGGCGCGGTCATCCTGCAGACCTCGCTGATCACTCTGGCGGGTGTGCTGCTGGCGGCGGCGGGCGGCTGGTGGCTGCTGCCCTGGGTGCCGCAGATCATGCCGCAGATCTCGCTGCTGGTAGATGGTTCCATGCTGCTGTGGCTGGCGGGCGTCGGACTGCCGGTGGCCGTGCTGTCGTCGCTGTGGCCGGCGCGGGCGGTGATGCGGGTCGATCCGCTGGAGGCGTTTCAACGATGA
- a CDS encoding ATP-binding cassette domain-containing protein, whose product MTAANEPGPILQAEGISKSFGSGPAEVRAVDEVSLQVARGELVLIMGPSGSGKTTLLSMLGALLTPDRGRVEIDGIDVTALPPGRRPALRAQRIGFVFQAFNLLEALTVEDNILFPAQLAPGGVAAARPRARELLERFELLERRHALPATLSGGEQQRVAIARALVNRPPLILADEPTGNLDSQKGQEVVMLLHDIARDEGRAVVMVTHDPRVEDVADRILWLEDGALRDRRSEPHHWVRDPVCGMRVDEWTASERLEIGGRSVVFCSKRCRERFAADPRRYLGQVNADG is encoded by the coding sequence ATGACTGCCGCGAACGAACCGGGGCCCATCCTGCAGGCCGAGGGCATCAGCAAGTCCTTCGGCAGCGGGCCGGCCGAGGTGCGAGCGGTGGACGAGGTCAGCCTGCAAGTGGCTCGCGGCGAGCTGGTGCTGATCATGGGGCCGTCGGGTTCCGGCAAGACCACGCTGCTGTCCATGCTGGGGGCATTGCTGACCCCGGACCGGGGGCGGGTCGAGATCGATGGCATCGACGTCACCGCCCTGCCGCCGGGGCGCCGCCCGGCGCTGCGGGCACAACGCATCGGCTTCGTGTTTCAGGCCTTCAATCTGCTGGAGGCGCTGACGGTGGAGGACAATATCCTGTTTCCCGCGCAGCTGGCGCCCGGGGGCGTGGCGGCGGCGCGGCCACGGGCCCGGGAACTGCTGGAACGCTTCGAGCTGCTGGAGCGGCGCCACGCCCTGCCGGCAACCCTCTCCGGTGGCGAGCAGCAGCGGGTGGCCATTGCCCGCGCCCTGGTCAATCGCCCGCCGCTGATCCTTGCCGACGAGCCGACCGGCAATCTGGATTCGCAGAAGGGACAGGAGGTGGTCATGCTGCTGCACGACATTGCCCGCGACGAGGGACGGGCGGTAGTCATGGTCACCCACGATCCGCGGGTCGAGGACGTGGCGGACCGGATCCTCTGGCTCGAGGACGGGGCCCTCCGCGATCGCCGGAGCGAACCGCACCACTGGGTCCGTGACCCCGTGTGCGGCATGCGGGTGGACGAATGGACCGCCAGCGAACGCCTCGAAATCGGGGGCCGTTCGGTGGTGTTCTGCTCGAAACGGTGCCGGGAGCGTTTCGCGGCCGATCCCCGGCGTTACCTGGGACAGGTGAACGCGGATGGCTGA
- a CDS encoding YHS domain-containing protein, giving the protein MKEGMNMVRDPVCLMKFDLREAEAMAVVDGRAWYFCSEGCREHFLEDTERYRGNAEGQRLAVGVMGSAAADPDPALQRQAERLGEAIGDAGLILVTGACPGLPHACAQGVRSREGLSVGISPALSLDEHLYKYHSPADAFDVMVYTGSGLMGREVTNIRSSDMVIIVGGRSGTLGEFAIAYDEGKLIGVLSGSGGITDTLPEVIRQFDKDTGAEVLYDADPGQLVARLIDAYSRRHFRRPSCFCGDGQATEG; this is encoded by the coding sequence ATGAAGGAGGGCATGAACATGGTGCGTGATCCGGTGTGTCTGATGAAGTTTGACCTGCGCGAGGCAGAGGCCATGGCCGTAGTCGACGGGCGGGCCTGGTACTTCTGCAGCGAGGGGTGCCGCGAACACTTTCTCGAGGATACCGAACGCTACCGGGGCAATGCCGAGGGCCAGCGCCTGGCGGTCGGGGTCATGGGCTCGGCCGCGGCCGATCCGGATCCCGCGCTTCAGCGCCAGGCCGAGCGGCTGGGCGAGGCCATCGGCGATGCCGGGCTGATCCTGGTGACCGGAGCCTGTCCCGGGCTTCCCCACGCCTGCGCGCAGGGGGTCCGCAGTCGGGAGGGCCTTTCGGTCGGCATCTCGCCGGCGCTCAGTCTGGACGAGCATCTGTACAAGTATCACTCGCCCGCCGATGCCTTCGACGTCATGGTCTATACCGGCAGTGGCCTGATGGGCCGGGAGGTCACCAACATACGCTCCAGCGACATGGTCATCATCGTTGGCGGACGGTCGGGTACGCTGGGCGAGTTCGCCATCGCCTATGACGAGGGCAAGCTGATCGGCGTCCTCTCCGGCAGTGGCGGCATCACCGATACGCTGCCGGAGGTCATCCGCCAATTCGACAAGGACACTGGGGCCGAGGTCCTGTACGACGCCGATCCCGGGCAGCTGGTCGCACGGCTGATCGATGCCTACAGCCGGCGCCACTTCCGGCGGCCCTCCTGTTTCTGCGGCGATGGCCAGGCCACGGAGGGCTAG
- a CDS encoding NAD(P)-binding protein yields the protein MAEAGGQVVEIVGAGPAGLAAALAVRAAGREAVVHERRADVGLRFHGDFQGLENWTTPGDVLDELAAAGIVPEFGQVPFHEVTLFDPDGVPRLFRSEAPLFHLLRRGPGPGTLDAALKAQALAAGAELRFGDTVSRLPQGGIVTEGPHRADAIAAGWLFETDMADAAYAAISDRLAPKGYAYLLIQGGQGTLASCLFDDFHREREYVARVEAFFRARVGLVMRNPRRFGGSGNFFLPRTARKGNILYAGEAAGFQDPLFGFGLRSALLSGAAAGRALAAGRPADYETFWRERLRPRQETAATNRWLYERLGDRGYRAVIHRFPADGDPRDYLRRAYAPRLLKRLWYRAWVGRRQQPLLQPHPGCDCTWCRCRHLAEGRS from the coding sequence ATGGCTGAGGCGGGCGGGCAGGTGGTGGAGATCGTTGGCGCGGGTCCGGCCGGGCTGGCGGCGGCGCTGGCGGTGCGTGCCGCGGGGCGTGAGGCCGTGGTCCACGAGCGCCGGGCCGATGTCGGGCTGCGCTTTCATGGCGATTTCCAGGGCCTGGAGAACTGGACAACCCCCGGAGACGTGCTCGACGAGCTGGCCGCTGCCGGGATTGTGCCCGAGTTCGGGCAGGTTCCCTTTCACGAGGTCACGCTGTTCGATCCGGATGGCGTGCCGCGGCTGTTTCGCTCCGAGGCGCCGCTGTTCCATCTGCTGCGCCGCGGCCCCGGTCCCGGCACCCTGGATGCGGCGCTCAAGGCCCAGGCGCTCGCGGCGGGCGCCGAACTGCGCTTCGGTGACACGGTGTCGCGTCTGCCGCAGGGCGGCATCGTGACCGAGGGGCCGCACCGGGCCGATGCCATCGCCGCAGGCTGGCTGTTCGAGACCGACATGGCGGACGCCGCCTATGCCGCCATCTCCGATCGCCTGGCGCCAAAGGGCTACGCCTACCTGCTGATCCAGGGCGGGCAGGGTACCCTGGCCAGCTGTCTGTTCGACGATTTCCATCGCGAGCGCGAGTACGTGGCGCGGGTCGAGGCATTCTTCCGCGCCCGCGTGGGCCTGGTGATGCGCAACCCGCGCCGCTTCGGCGGCAGCGGCAACTTCTTCCTGCCGCGCACCGCCCGCAAGGGCAATATCCTCTACGCCGGCGAGGCGGCCGGCTTCCAGGACCCGCTGTTCGGGTTCGGTCTCCGCAGCGCGCTGCTCAGTGGCGCGGCCGCCGGGCGGGCGCTGGCCGCCGGCCGGCCCGCGGACTACGAGACCTTCTGGCGCGAGCGCCTGCGCCCCCGGCAGGAAACCGCGGCCACCAACCGCTGGCTCTACGAGCGCCTGGGTGATCGCGGCTATCGTGCCGTCATCCATCGTTTTCCGGCGGATGGCGATCCGCGCGACTATCTGCGCCGGGCCTACGCGCCCCGGCTGCTCAAGCGGCTGTGGTATCGCGCCTGGGTCGGTCGGCGCCAGCAGCCGCTGCTGCAGCCACACCCGGGATGTGACTGTACCTGGTGCCGCTGTCGTCATCTGGCGGAGGGCCGCTCCTGA
- a CDS encoding ABC transporter permease, with the protein MTGWLLRQLRLERGNTLFACIAIGTAVAVVLVLQGFESGLYQQLRQVVMMRGGDLIVTQRGVTSFLASRSTLRQLSRGEVEAVPGVAATWPLTLVPLIYERHGRKTPIMLLVHDGRGGPGPLVQGRGIAGPREVVVDVSLLDLQHLAVGDTLELSGFGFRIVGATRGAAAMFTPLVFVRYDDLIDFYFESDLMGDLASLPLLGYLIVDAAPGVPAQRLAQAIEAAVPDVSAWLPDRLAERDVTLGRTLFGPVMTVLVAIGYLICLLVVALIVFSSVAGRQRSLGLMMALGFPARSLLRIPLLEALLLTLAALPVGLLAALAIAGLVEWSEPLYRVEVTGARLLAQVTTATLLIALFAALVPLRLLTGLDPMRVFRR; encoded by the coding sequence GTGACGGGCTGGCTGCTTCGGCAGCTGCGCCTGGAACGCGGCAACACCCTGTTCGCCTGCATCGCCATCGGCACGGCGGTGGCCGTGGTGCTGGTGCTGCAGGGTTTCGAGTCCGGCCTGTACCAGCAGTTGCGACAGGTGGTCATGATGCGCGGCGGGGATCTCATCGTCACCCAGCGCGGCGTGACCAGCTTTCTTGCCAGCCGTTCGACGCTGCGCCAGCTCAGCCGCGGCGAGGTCGAGGCCGTGCCCGGGGTCGCGGCCACCTGGCCGCTCACCCTGGTGCCGCTGATCTACGAACGCCACGGACGCAAGACCCCGATCATGCTGCTGGTGCACGATGGCCGCGGCGGTCCGGGGCCGCTGGTGCAGGGCCGGGGCATAGCGGGGCCGCGGGAGGTGGTGGTCGATGTCTCGCTGCTGGACCTGCAGCACCTGGCGGTGGGCGACACCCTGGAACTGTCCGGATTCGGTTTTCGCATCGTCGGTGCCACGCGCGGGGCCGCTGCCATGTTCACCCCGCTGGTGTTCGTTCGCTACGACGATCTGATCGACTTCTACTTCGAGTCGGACCTGATGGGGGATCTGGCCAGCCTGCCCCTGCTGGGTTACCTGATCGTCGATGCCGCCCCCGGCGTGCCTGCGCAGCGTCTGGCGCAGGCGATCGAGGCCGCGGTGCCGGATGTCAGCGCCTGGCTGCCCGATAGGCTGGCGGAACGCGACGTGACCTTGGGCCGCACCCTGTTCGGGCCGGTCATGACCGTGTTGGTGGCTATCGGCTATCTGATCTGCCTGCTGGTGGTGGCGCTGATCGTGTTCTCGTCGGTGGCGGGGCGCCAGCGGAGCCTCGGACTGATGATGGCGCTCGGCTTCCCGGCCCGCAGTCTGCTGCGGATTCCGCTGCTGGAGGCGCTGCTCCTGACCCTGGCCGCGCTGCCCGTCGGTCTGCTCGCGGCGCTGGCGATCGCGGGGCTGGTGGAGTGGAGCGAGCCGCTGTACCGGGTGGAGGTGACCGGCGCCCGGCTGCTGGCGCAGGTCACGACAGCGACCCTGCTGATTGCGCTGTTCGCGGCACTGGTGCCATTGCGCCTGCTGACGGGCCTGGACCCGATGCGGGTGTTCCGGAGGTGA